One window of Paenibacillus albicereus genomic DNA carries:
- a CDS encoding ABC transporter ATP-binding protein produces MTMIKLVDLKKNYQVLNRSEGLGGAFRDLFSRDYRVVEAVKGLSLEIDEGEIVGFVGPNGAGKSTTIKMMTGVLKPSSGTLTVNGRVPTKNRARNMQEIGVVFGQRTQLWWDLPVIESFKILRQIYQVDKAEFARNMGLFEDLIDLKALYSTPVRYLSLGQRMLCDVAAAFLHDPKVIFLDEPTIGLDISVKTRIRQVIQSLNQLKKTTIILTTHDLSDIEALCKRIVVIDKGAVVYDGSIARVTQMFGAHRTLKIQLDPAQLLAMDQLAAGVHGQFSRPDAIQMEPGEEGWLHVTLNQEQVQLIEVLHYLGSLYPIQDIKIEEISIDKIVKDIYEGALA; encoded by the coding sequence ATGACGATGATCAAGCTGGTGGACTTGAAGAAGAATTATCAGGTGCTGAATCGCTCCGAAGGGCTGGGCGGCGCGTTCCGCGACCTGTTTTCCCGGGACTATCGGGTCGTGGAGGCGGTGAAGGGGCTGTCGCTCGAGATCGATGAGGGCGAGATCGTCGGCTTTGTCGGGCCCAACGGCGCGGGCAAGTCGACGACGATCAAGATGATGACGGGGGTGCTGAAGCCGAGCTCGGGCACGCTGACCGTCAACGGCCGGGTGCCGACGAAGAACCGCGCGCGCAACATGCAGGAGATCGGCGTCGTGTTCGGCCAGCGCACCCAGCTGTGGTGGGATCTGCCGGTCATCGAGTCGTTCAAGATCCTGCGGCAGATCTATCAGGTCGACAAGGCGGAGTTCGCGAGGAACATGGGGCTGTTCGAGGATCTGATCGACCTCAAGGCGCTGTACTCCACGCCGGTCCGCTACCTCTCGCTCGGCCAGCGGATGCTGTGCGACGTGGCGGCCGCCTTCCTGCACGATCCCAAGGTCATCTTCCTCGACGAGCCGACGATCGGCCTCGACATCTCGGTCAAGACGCGCATCCGGCAGGTCATCCAGTCTCTCAACCAGCTGAAGAAGACGACGATCATCCTGACCACCCATGACCTCAGCGACATCGAGGCGCTCTGCAAGCGGATCGTGGTGATCGACAAGGGAGCCGTCGTGTACGACGGCAGCATCGCCCGGGTTACCCAGATGTTCGGCGCCCACCGCACGCTCAAGATCCAGCTCGATCCCGCCCAGCTGCTGGCGATGGACCAGCTGGCCGCGGGCGTCCACGGGCAGTTCAGCCGGCCGGACGCGATTCAGATGGAGCCCGGCGAGGAAGGCTGGCTCCACGTCACGCTGAACCAGGAGCAGGTGCAGCTCATCGAGGTGCTCCATTACCTGGGCAGCCTGTATCCGATCCAGGACATCAAGATCGAGGAGATCAGCATCGACAAGATCGTCAAGGACATCTACGAAGGGGCGCTCGCATGA